A portion of the Gemmatimonadota bacterium genome contains these proteins:
- the ccmA gene encoding heme ABC exporter ATP-binding protein CcmA: MNTSAIIIQNTTRRFGHITALQDINLTVPTGCIFTLFGPNGAGKTTLLRLIATLSKPSAGDIRVSGINTRRNPHEIRKNIGFISHQTMLYDDLTARENLAFYGRMYGLQNLNTRIEEVLLAVGLKNRQRDRIQKFSRGMKQRLAIARAILHHPSILLLDEPFTGLDTSAQSVLSSIITDLKAEGRTIFLVTHDLARGLALADRFGILFQGQLVHEASTKDIRESELQTLYETKTTL; encoded by the coding sequence ATGAACACATCGGCCATCATCATACAGAACACAACCCGCCGTTTTGGTCATATCACGGCCCTGCAAGATATAAACCTCACCGTACCAACGGGATGTATTTTTACACTCTTTGGCCCAAATGGAGCGGGCAAAACGACCCTGTTGCGCCTCATCGCCACACTATCAAAACCATCAGCGGGCGACATCCGGGTCAGCGGTATAAACACCCGGCGCAATCCGCATGAAATACGCAAAAACATCGGATTCATCTCGCATCAAACCATGCTCTACGACGACCTCACAGCGCGAGAAAACCTCGCATTTTACGGACGCATGTACGGCCTCCAAAACCTCAATACCCGCATTGAAGAGGTTCTCCTCGCCGTTGGCCTGAAAAATCGCCAGCGCGATCGGATACAAAAATTCTCACGGGGCATGAAACAGCGACTGGCCATAGCTCGGGCCATCTTGCACCACCCATCGATCCTCCTGCTCGACGAACCATTCACCGGCCTCGACACATCGGCTCAGTCGGTATTATCCAGCATAATCACCGACCTCAAAGCAGAAGGCCGCACCATCTTCCTCGTCACACACGACCTCGCGCGGGGCCTCGCGCTCGCAGACCGATTTGGCATCCTCTTCCAGGGCCAATTGGTACACGAAGCATCGACCAAAGACATCCGTGAATCCGAATTGCAAACCCTCTACGAAACCAAAACCACCCTTTGA